The following coding sequences are from one Gossypium hirsutum isolate 1008001.06 chromosome A12, Gossypium_hirsutum_v2.1, whole genome shotgun sequence window:
- the LOC107930378 gene encoding mediator of RNA polymerase II transcription subunit 33B, with product MAVSIQAKGTTVWDWVLEYTKSAQEKNSDPLLWAVQLGSSLNSAGVSLPSIDLAHLLVSYICWDNHVPIAWKFLEKALTVKFVPPMLVLALLSSRVIPNRKFHPAAYLLYMELLRRHASALKCQISGPNYLKIMKSIDDVLHLSKIFGIQASEPGLVLVEFVFSIVWQLLDASLDDEGLLELTPEKRSIWPIVTQDMEIDNADNFHEKKNDHHDVLYKRNTMMAIEIIGEFLQNKVTSRILLLAQRNIPSHWEAFIQQLRVLSAKSVILRNSKHTTPEAVLQLTSDTHKVLSRKCKTPSQQEFHLLIGSRSLTSASGRCHGTSPSAHWLPIDLFLEDAMDRSEVAATGATERLTGLVKALQAVNSTTWHDTFLGLWIAALRLVQRERDISEGPMPRLDTCLCLLLSISPLAVTNIVEEEKSELIDEIDCSQTTQTKEKQAPGRCHKGLISSLQMLNNYEALLTPPQSVRSVANQAAAKAIMVISGLTVGNGYYECMSSNDMPINCSGNMWHLIVEACIARNLLDTSAYVWPGYVNACPNIPRSVPSQVPGWSSLMKGSPLTPTLVNALIATPASSLAEIEKIYEIATKGSNDEKIYAASILCGASLVRGWNIQEHAILFITSLLLPPVPSDYSESESYLISYAPLLNVLLLGISSADCVQILSLHGMVPILAGMLMPLCEVFGSTAPDVSWTLPTGEELTSHAVFTNAFTLLLRLWRFDHPPVEHVMMGDATPVGSQLSPEYLLLVRNSKVSDFGKSPKDRLKMKRMSKNLNLTLELIFMDSFPKLKGWYRQHNKCIASTLSGLVQGTTVHQIVDALLNMMFSKISRSGQSSGSSSPSTSGADDVSLILNVPAWDILEATPYVLDAALTACAHGRLSPRDLATGLKHLADFLPATLATIVSYFSAEVTRGIWKPVFMNGSDWPSPAENLSIIEQQIKKIIAATGVDVPSLTTGRSSPAMLPLPLAALVSLTITYKLDKASERFLVLIGPALSSLAEGCPWPCMPIIASLWALKVKRWNDFLVFSASRTVFHHSSDAVVQLLRSCFASTLGLSPSTTYSNGGVGALLGHGFGSHFSGGMSPVSPGILYLRVHRSVRDIMFMTEEIVSLLMSSVRDIAGSREKPKNTKFGLRYGQVSLRAAMARVKLAASLGASLVWLSGGLSLVQSLIKETLPSWFISAHSADQDAGEPAGIVAMLGGYALAYFVVLCGTFAWGVDSASPASKRRPKVLGSHLEFLASAVDGKISLGCDYATWRAYVVRFVSLMVGCTQKWILDVNIDVLKRLSYGLIRWNEEELAMALLGLGSVRATTAAAELIIEIGA from the exons ATGGCGGTGTCTATACAGGCGAAGGGTACTACTGTTTGGGACTGGGTACTGGAGTACACTAAGTCTGCTCAGGAAAAGAACAGTGACCCACTTCTATGGGCGGTTCAACTCGGTTCTAGCCTTAACTCGGCTGGGGTTTCTTTGCCTTCAATCGACCTAGCTCACCTCCTTGTCTCCTACATATGCTGGGATAATCACGTGCCTATCGCGTGGAAGTTCCTAGAGAAGGCCCTGACTGTCAAATTCGTTCCTCCTATGCTCGTTCTCGCCCTGCTCTCTTCCAG GGTCATTCCAAATCGTAAGTTTCACCCTGCAGCGTATCTGCTTTACATGGAACTGCTTAGGAGACATGCCTCTGCACTTAAATGTCAAATCAGTGGACCAAATTATCTAAA GATTATGAAATCAATAGATGATGTTCTTCATCTTTCCAAGATATTTGGTATTCAAGCATCCGAACCTGGTCTGGTTCTAGTTGAATTTGTATTTTCAATTGTATGGCAACTACTTGATGCATCATTGGATGATGAAGGGTTACTGGAACTTACTCCAGAAAAGAGATCAATATGGCCTATTGTAACTCAAGACATGGAAATCGATAATGCTGATAACTttcatgaaaagaaaaatgacCACCATGATGTACTATATAAAAGAAATACTATGATGGCTATTGAGATTATTGGGGAGTTCCTGCAAAACAAAGTAACTTCAAGGATTCTTTTATTGGCACAAAGAAATAT TCCATCACATTGGGAAGCTTTCATTCAGCAATTAAGAGTTCTTTCTGCGAAGTCAGTGATATTGAGGAATTCAAAACATACAACTCCAGAGGCCGTTTTGCAGTTGACATCTGATACACATAAAGTTCTATCTAGGAAATGTAAAACACCGTCACAACAAGAGTTTCATCTTCTCATAGGCTCTAGGTCTCTAACATCTGCATCTGGTCGGTGTCACGGGACTAGTCCTTCTGCACATTGGCTTCCTATTGACCTGTTTCTTGAGGATGCTATGGACAGATCAGAGGTGGCAGCAACTGGTGCTACTGAAAGACTTACTG GTTTAGTGAAAGCTTTACAGGCTGTCAACAGTACAACATGGCACGATACATTTCTAGGTCTATGGATTGCAGCTTTGAGGCTTGTTCAAAGG GAAAGGGACATTAGTGAGGGTCCTATGCCTCGCCTTGACACCTGCCTGTGCTTGTTATTGTCTATTTCTCCTCTTGCGGTGACTAATATTGTGGAGGAAGAGAAATCTGAATTGATCGATGAAATTGATTGCAGCCAAACCactcaaacaaaagaaaaacaagccCCTGGGAGATGCCATAAGGGTTTAATATCCAGCTTACAGATGTTGAATAATTACGAGGCTTTACTGACTCCTCCTCAATCAGTTCGTTCAGTAGCCAATCAGGCTGCTGCCAAAGCAATCATGGTTATTTCAGGTCTCACTGTTGGTAATGGATACTATGAGTGCATGAGCAGTAATGACATGCCTATTAATTGCT CTGGAAATATGTGGCATCTGATTGTCGAGGCTTGTATTGCTAGAAATCTATTGGACACATCTGCATATGTCTGGCCTGGTTATGTAAACGCATGTCCAAATATACCCCGTAGTGTTCCTAGTCAAGTCCCTGGTTGGTCATCACTGATGAAAGGATCCCCTCTAACTCCAACACTGGTAAATGCTTTGATTGCAACTCCAGCTTCCAG CTTAGCAGAGATagagaaaatatatgaaattgcaACCAAAGGTTCAAATGATGAGAAGATATATGCAGCTAGCATTCTTTGTGGAGCATCTCTAGTTCGTGGTTGGAATATACAG GAACATGCCATTCTCTTCATTACAAGTTTGTTATTGCCACCAGTTCCTTCAGATTATTCTGAGAGTGAGAGCTATTTGATCAGTTATGCTCCACTTTTGAATGTTCTTCTTCTTGGAATATCATCTGCAGATTGTGTCCAGATCTTATCTTTACATGGCATG GTTCCAATACTTGCTGGTATGTTGATGCCCCTTTGCGAGGTTTTCGGGTCAACTGCTCCCGATGTTTCATGGACTCTTCCAACAGGGGAAGAACTAACTAGTCATGCGGTATTCACCAATGCATTTACACTTTTACTGAGATTATGGAGGTTTGATCATCCACCTGTTGAACATGTGATGATGGGAGATGCAACACCGGTGGGATCCCAACTAAGCCCTGAATATCTGTTGTTGGTTCGAAACTCGAAAGTATCGGATTTCGGAAAATCACCCAAGGATCGTTTGAAAATGAAAAGGATGTCGAAAAATTTAAACCTCACCTTGGAACtcatatttatggattcctttcCCAAGTTGAAAGGCTGGTATCGTCAGCATAACAAATGTATTGCTTCCACCCTGTCAGGACTTGTTCAAGGGACCACTGTTCATCAAATTGTTGATGCACTCCTCAATATGATGTTCAGTAAGATAAGCAGGAGTGGTCAGTCTTCTGGAAGCAGTAGCCCTTCTACATCTGGAGCTGACGATGTGTCCTTAATACTAAATGTGCCCGCATGGGATATCTTGGAAGCCACTCCATATGTGCTTGATGCAGCTCTGACTGCCTGTGCTCATGGAAGACTCTCGCCCCGTGACCTGGCAACAG GACTCAAACATCTTGCTGATTTCCTTCCAGCAACATTGGCGACCATTGTTAGCTACTTTTCTGCTGAAGTAACACGAGGTATATGGAAGCCGGTTTTTATGAATGGATCAGATTGGCCAAGTCCAGCTGAAAATTTATCCATCATCGAGcagcaaattaaaaaaattatagctGCCACTGGTGTTGATGTCCCAAGCCTTACCACAG GGAGGAGCTCTCCAGCTATGCTTCCTCTTCCCTTGGCTGCCCTTGTTAGTCTAACGATAACATATAAACTCGATAAAGCCTCGGAACGTTTCCTTGTATTAATCGGCCCAGCATTGAGTTCCCTCGCTGAAGGTTGTCCCTGGCCTTGTATGCCAATTATAGCCTCACTATGGGCTCTGAAGGTTAAGCGTTGGAACGATTTCCTTGTGTTTTCTGCTTCTCGTACAGTCTTCCACCACAGTAGCGATGCTGTGGTTCAGCTTCTTAGGAGTTGCTTCGCCTCTACTCTCGGATTAAGCCCCTCCACCACTTACAGCAACGGTGGAGTGGGTGCACTCCTTGGCCATGGATTTGGCTCTCATTTCTCCGGGGGAATGTCTCCAGTTTCCCCAGGGATTCTTTACTTACGAGTGCATCGATCAGTCAGAGATATCATGTTTATGACCGAAGAAATCGTTTCTCTTTTAATGTCTTCAGTAAGAGATATTGCGGGTAGCAGGGAGAAACCAAAAAATACAAAGTTTGGCCTGAGATATGGACAAGTTTCTCTTCGTGCTGCAATGGCTCGTGTCAAACTCGCTGCATCACTTGGGGCTTCATTGGTTTGGCTCTCTGGTGGATTAAGCTTGGTCCAATCGCTGATCAAAGAAACACTACCATCTTGGTTTATATCAGCCCATTCTGCTGACCAGGATGCAGGGGAACCTGCAGGTATAGTTGCCATGCTAGGGGGTTATGCACTTGCATACTTTGTAGTGCTTTGTGGTACCTTTGCATGGGGCGTGGACTCGGCCTCACCAGCATCGAAACGGAGACCTAAAGTTCTTGGATCACACTTGGAGTTTCTTGCAAGTGCAGTAGACGGTAAGATATCACTCGGATGCGATTATGCGACTTGGCGGGCATACGTAGTACGGTTCGTGAGCCTGATGGTAGGTTGCACCCAGAAGTGGATTTTGGACGTCAATATTGACGTCTTGAAAAGGCTGAGCTACGGATTGATACGGTGGAACGAGGAAGAACTAGCTATGGCTTTGCTTGGACTCGGTAGTGTCCGAGCTACGACTGCAGCTGCCGAATTGATTATCGAAATTGGGGCTTGA
- the LOC107930382 gene encoding EID1-like F-box protein 3 — MENHHVLWDRQQQNIHFSYDTCVELFFWDTGILGLFALTIAVSMFRRKMSAQRRRVNVHPNDEPESDDSGILNEGILLLVFESMKWDLQVLCLTASVNRKLRAIAKRLLWRMVAALANGAPNGRIGGGWDALAKLMFFCSGCESTRHFMVSRAIPGHFTRASRFSKTSGRSFLAKKCRGDLLFVSDPCEHPMGDKEDDLGIFRGVFRGFMRSKTRAGLIRRQVPFDERVRCPYCGTRVWSMTAARLVPKSAARRLGSGDRRLEYFVCVNGHLHGACWLVPLSSDEEVCDDREEDVDGDDDDVNEDHGGYDEVDGDAFSHQTVTNGSTSSLGEDVLGGGPIDLLLNL; from the coding sequence ATGGAAAATCACCACGTGTTATGGGATCGGCAGCagcaaaatatccatttctcatacGACACGTGTGTTGAACTTTTTTTTTGGGACACTGGTATTTTAGGATTGTTTGCATTGACCATTGCTGTCTCAATGTTCAGAAGAAAAATGAGTGCCCAGAGACGGAGAGTGAATGTTCATCCGAATGATGAGCCTGAGTCGGATGACTCGGGGATACTGAACGAGGGTATTCTCTTACTCGTCTTTGAGTCCATGAAATGGGATTTACAGGTCCTTTGCTTGACTGCTTCGGTGAATCGCAAGCTTAGAGCTATAGCGAAACGGTTGTTGTGGCGGATGGTTGCAGCATTGGCCAACGGGGCCCCTAATGGAAGAATTGGTGGTGGATGGGATGCGCTCGCGAAGCTCATGTTTTTCTGCAGCGGTTGTGAGTCGACTCGTCATTTCATGGTCAGTCGGGCTATTCCTGGTCATTTCACCCGAGCTTCTCGGTTTTCGAAGACTTCGGGTCGGAGTTTCTTGGCCAAGAAGTGTCGGGGCGATTTGTTGTTCGTGAGTGACCCGTGCGAGCATCCAATGGGGGATAAAGAAGACGATCTGGGGATATTCCGAGGGGTATTTCGGGGATTCATGAGATCTAAGACAAGAGCCGGTTTGATCAGACGGCAAGTACCGTTCGACGAGAGAGTGAGGTGCCCTTATTGTGGGACCCGAGTCTGGAGCATGACGGCGGCTCGGCTCGTCCCCAAGAGCGCGGCTAGGCGGCTCGGGTCAGGTGACCGAAGGCTGGAGTATTTCGTTTGTGTGAACGGGCACTTGCACGGGGCTTGCTGGCTCGTACCTCTGTCATCCGATGAAGAAGTATGTGACGATCGGGAGGAAGACGTCGACGGCGACGATGATGATGTGAATGAAGATCATGGCGGCTATGATGAGGTCGATGGGGACGCGTTTAGCCATCAGACGGTGACAAATGGAAGCACGAGCTCGTTAGGGGAAGATGTTTTAGGAGGTGGACCCATCGATTTATTGCTGAACTTGTaa